Within Metabacillus sp. KUDC1714, the genomic segment CTACATGGACCTAACGGTGAAGATGGTACTGTACAAGGACTACTTGAATTGTTAAATATTCCATATGTAGGAAATGGTGTTTTAGCTTCTGCAGCAGGAATGGATAAAGTAGTAATGAAGAACCTTTTTGCACAAGCTGGCCTAGCTCAAGCAAATTATGTTTCCTTTATTAAGAGTGATTATGAAAAATCACCAGAATTAGCACATAAGCAAGTTGAAGAAGTATTAGGTTACCCTTGCTTTGTAAAGCCTGCTAATCTAGGTTCAAGTGTTGGGATAAATAAATGTAAGGATCAACAATCCTTAGAAAATGCTATTAAAGAAGCATTTGAATTTGACCGCAAAATCATTATTGAAGAAGGAATTGTCGGTCGTGAAATTGAAGTAGCTGTAATCGGCAACGACGAACCTACCTGCTCTGTTGTGGGAGAAATTGCACCTAAAAAGGAATTCTATGATTATAAAGCGAAATACGAGGATGGAGATACTGACTTAATCATTCCTGGTAACATCACTGAAAAAGAATACGAAACAATTAAAGACATGGCAATTAAATCATTTAAAGCAATTGATGGCTCTGGATTAGTACGTGCGGATTTCTTCTTAACTGCAGACGGAGAGGCTTTAATAAACGAAGTAAATACAATGCCAGGCTTTACACCTTATAGCATGTTCCCATTACTTTGGAAACATACTGGAGTAGAGTATCCTCAATTAATTGAAAAGCTTGTCGATCTAGCATTAGAACGTTTTGCGCAAAAGCAGCAAATTAAACACACTTTCTAAGAGAACTGTTAAGAATAGAATTAGGATAATCCCTTAAAAGGGTGTAAATAAGAGGAACTGAAAATCATCTTTGATCAGTTCCTCTTTATTTGATATTTGAGCAGGTAAATAATGTGTTATTTAAGAATCTATTTTCACAGAAAAGGAGCGATGACAATGATTCAACGTACATTAACAGAAATAGAAGCAATGGTAAATGGATCGGGGTTACATGTAAAATTTTTAAACCAGCAAATCAACGGGGTAACAACTGATTCTCGTCATGTTGAAAAAGGGAATTTGTTTTTTCCTTTAGTAGGGGATAAATTTAACGGTCATAAATTCGTCGATAAGGCAATTGAAAAGGGAGCTGCTGCAGTCATTTGGGCTGAATCTGAAATAAATCCTCCTGAAAATGTACCGGTCATTCTTGTGAAAGATACATTAACAGCATTACAGGATCTTGCTAAAGGCTACTTGGAGCAATTGAAACCAAAAGTAGTAGGTATTACTGGGAGTAACGGTAAAACAACGACTAAGGACATGATCGCTGCAGTTCTCGAGACAACATATAAAGTACATAAAACTAAAGGAAACTTTAATAATCATATTGGCTTACCTTTAACGATATTAAGTATGGCTGAGGATACAGAAATTGCAATCTTAGAGATGGGAATGAGTGCAAGC encodes:
- a CDS encoding D-alanine--D-alanine ligase, producing the protein MKIKLGLVYGGKSAEHNVSLQTALAVINALDMNKFDIHPIYINENGEWVRGNALEAPVKGVSTLKLQDGGNTVSPVSLNSELFPANVKGQEKLDVIFPLLHGPNGEDGTVQGLLELLNIPYVGNGVLASAAGMDKVVMKNLFAQAGLAQANYVSFIKSDYEKSPELAHKQVEEVLGYPCFVKPANLGSSVGINKCKDQQSLENAIKEAFEFDRKIIIEEGIVGREIEVAVIGNDEPTCSVVGEIAPKKEFYDYKAKYEDGDTDLIIPGNITEKEYETIKDMAIKSFKAIDGSGLVRADFFLTADGEALINEVNTMPGFTPYSMFPLLWKHTGVEYPQLIEKLVDLALERFAQKQQIKHTF